Proteins co-encoded in one Nitrospirota bacterium genomic window:
- a CDS encoding PAS domain S-box protein translates to MDKGQLKIRTIIIIFALLAFLTASIGGYLFYSSLKESSVLEHYKNADTAVAEIANRISLYLSDYKKITHSLSGIKDLRKALETVRPDALRDANTVLDHFQKALAVDVCYLIDRSGTTIASSNRDTTESFVGKNYAFRPYFKQAMAGDPSVYMALGVTSGKRGVYFSHPMYTKGQTVPAGIVVVKASIDAVEKEIGGKHDGAVVMVDPHGVIFASSHADWLYHMLWKTSQQSLSDIAASQQFGKASPAWTGMERSDEQNAFDTAGNRYRIHRAPIMSSPGWEIIYLHDLELVSLQISGLKSRNIGFIIMLGSAIIGLISIILYKQASNEIKKRQLIEKEFQSTNHRLQALINASPLAITIMDSDGSCILWNPASEQVFGWTEKEVLGGPLPFIPDDKQKEFREYRRKIFEGRTFKSIETQRLRRDEVVIDVALSTAPIYDADGNITASMDIFEEITERKKAEENERLLASIIQNLPDAVCAIDKLGNTIVWNRGAEQMLGYRAEEIIGKPITDAIPQDIAQQELGHCMNILNQQEFFSGYESIRLTKDGRKIPVELTAVAIRDKEHKITNYASIMVDLTERKKAEEERLKGHMLESIGFLAGGIAHDFNNLLNVIIGNIAVTKMSMQPDDKAYGRLDDAENVCGIASELSRRLITFATGGDPLKKIISLSELLVNTISIMLKDSKIKAEFHFPDDLYRVAIDEGQMKQVVNNLIINAKEAMPNGGALTVRGENLRISAQDSYPIREGDYLKISIRDTGAGIPAENLAKIFDPYYSTKDTYSQKGLGLGLAVCYSIIKRHDGLMTVESQVGEGTTFSIYLPAVKNG, encoded by the coding sequence AAGGAAAGTTCCGTCCTGGAGCACTATAAAAACGCCGATACGGCGGTAGCGGAGATCGCGAACCGGATAAGCCTTTACCTGTCTGACTACAAAAAGATCACTCATTCACTGTCAGGCATCAAGGACCTGCGGAAGGCACTTGAAACGGTCCGTCCAGACGCGCTTCGGGATGCAAATACGGTCCTCGATCATTTTCAAAAGGCCCTCGCCGTTGATGTTTGTTACCTGATCGACCGTTCCGGAACGACCATCGCTTCCTCCAACCGCGATACGACCGAGAGCTTTGTTGGGAAAAATTACGCATTCCGCCCCTATTTTAAACAGGCGATGGCAGGCGATCCCTCGGTGTATATGGCTTTGGGAGTTACTTCGGGAAAGCGGGGAGTATATTTCAGCCATCCGATGTATACGAAAGGACAAACGGTCCCCGCGGGTATCGTGGTGGTCAAAGCATCCATTGATGCGGTTGAAAAAGAGATAGGCGGAAAGCATGACGGGGCGGTCGTGATGGTAGATCCTCATGGAGTGATATTCGCTTCAAGCCATGCGGACTGGCTTTATCACATGCTCTGGAAAACGTCCCAACAGTCGCTGTCCGATATCGCTGCTTCACAGCAGTTCGGAAAGGCGTCTCCGGCATGGACCGGTATGGAAAGATCAGATGAGCAAAACGCCTTTGATACCGCGGGGAACCGGTACCGAATCCATCGCGCCCCGATCATGAGTTCTCCCGGCTGGGAGATCATCTATTTACACGATCTCGAACTGGTCAGCCTGCAAATATCCGGGTTGAAATCCAGGAATATCGGCTTTATCATCATGTTGGGGAGCGCCATTATCGGGCTCATCAGCATTATCCTGTACAAACAAGCGAGCAATGAGATCAAGAAACGCCAGCTGATCGAGAAAGAGTTCCAGAGCACCAACCACCGGCTCCAGGCGCTGATCAATGCATCACCCCTGGCGATAACGATCATGGATTCTGATGGATCGTGTATCTTGTGGAATCCGGCCTCAGAACAGGTCTTTGGCTGGACAGAAAAAGAGGTGCTCGGCGGACCACTCCCCTTCATTCCCGATGACAAACAGAAGGAGTTCCGGGAGTACCGCAGAAAAATATTCGAAGGTCGGACGTTCAAATCAATAGAAACGCAGCGCTTGAGGAGGGATGAGGTCGTGATCGATGTCGCTCTTTCAACGGCGCCGATCTATGATGCCGACGGCAATATCACGGCTTCCATGGACATCTTCGAGGAGATTACGGAACGGAAAAAAGCGGAGGAGAATGAACGCTTGCTCGCGTCCATCATTCAAAATCTCCCCGACGCGGTATGCGCGATTGACAAGCTGGGCAACACCATCGTCTGGAACCGCGGGGCCGAGCAGATGCTGGGATACAGGGCTGAAGAAATCATCGGCAAGCCCATAACAGACGCCATCCCGCAGGACATCGCCCAGCAGGAATTGGGGCACTGCATGAACATCTTGAATCAGCAGGAGTTCTTTTCAGGATATGAATCAATTCGGCTCACCAAAGACGGGAGAAAGATACCGGTGGAACTGACCGCAGTGGCGATCAGGGACAAGGAGCACAAAATAACGAACTACGCCTCGATCATGGTGGACCTCACCGAAAGAAAGAAAGCGGAGGAGGAGCGCCTGAAGGGCCACATGCTCGAGTCGATCGGCTTCCTTGCGGGAGGCATTGCCCATGATTTTAATAACCTGTTGAACGTGATCATCGGCAACATCGCAGTCACAAAAATGTCGATGCAGCCCGATGATAAGGCCTATGGCAGACTTGATGACGCGGAGAATGTCTGCGGAATCGCCAGTGAGCTCAGCAGGCGCCTGATCACCTTCGCCACCGGCGGAGATCCGTTGAAAAAAATAATATCCCTGTCGGAATTGCTGGTGAATACGATCAGCATCATGCTGAAAGACTCAAAGATCAAAGCGGAGTTTCATTTTCCGGATGACCTGTATCGCGTTGCAATTGATGAGGGACAGATGAAGCAGGTCGTTAATAATCTCATCATCAATGCAAAAGAGGCGATGCCGAACGGCGGAGCGCTCACGGTTCGCGGGGAGAATTTGCGCATTTCAGCGCAAGACAGTTATCCGATTCGAGAAGGAGACTACTTGAAGATATCGATCCGGGATACCGGCGCCGGCATACCTGCTGAAAACCTGGCGAAGATATTCGACCCCTATTATTCAACCAAGGACACGTATAGCCAGAAGGGCCTGGGGCTCGGTCTCGCAGTCTGTTATTCCATCATCAAAAGGCATGACGGACTTATGACCGTTGAGTCTCAAGTCGGAGAAGGGACGACCTTTTCCATATATCTCCCCGCAGTAAAAAATGGTTGA